In Larimichthys crocea isolate SSNF chromosome VII, L_crocea_2.0, whole genome shotgun sequence, the genomic stretch CAGCGCAGCCCTCGATGCCAGACTCCCCCAACCACAGGGTCAACAGGATTCCCAGGATGCTCATGGTGTGGTGGGCCAGCATAACGGGTCCCTCTGTGCGGAAGTAGACACACCAGGCCATATCAAAAATGAAGTAGCCCAGGCTCACCACCATGGCACTTATCTGCAGAGGAGTGTTCTTGGTACCTGGTATCCATGAACAGAAACATACAGGttttagtattagtattaaatacaagaaaaaaacaagcataaaGTCACAGAGATGAAAGTGTCACAGGAGcatataattattaatatcaaCATGAAGATACAAACTTCTGATTTACAactgtacatttatttgctAATAGCTGTTCCAAGTAACACTTTCAAGAGTAAtgctgaaagtgaaagtgacaaaatcaatctgcaactacattaataaatgattattGACTGCAGCCACAGTGTTTCTAGGATTACATGACTTGAGACTTACTTATTTGAGTAGCATTTACAACAGCTTCAGTTTGTTAATCTTAAGTTTCACACTGATAACTTGAATCAACAGATGGTAATCATTCCTACCTGGATAAGTGAAAGGCCAGGGTCCATCCACATAGCCTATGTAAGCTGTGATGCAAACTGCCAGGATGCCGTGTACCAGGGTGACAAGACGGCAGTTCCACTCGTAGCTCCTGGACCCGTTAACGTAACACAAGATAAAGTAGAAAGAGACCCAACAGGACAGGCACAGGAGTGCCACAACCACAAGCAGTGCCATCTTCTCGCCTACATGCAAAACAATGTAGAAAAACAGCTGAAACCAACTTACAGTTGCTTTGCTCAGAAGCTTTCCAACTTTGAATCACatcacacagaaagagaaaaatgcaaaGGGTCACATCTTGCTCCGTAATATCGCTTACAGTAGGAAGAGACAGCATTACCGTCCTAAGACTTGGACTGTGCAATCCTTTGTAAGTGTCCAACAATTAGCCTTTGCTTGAACTATAATAGCACTATAGTTGGCAGGCCGAGGGTCTGGTGGGGTGAGGGGGCCgtctcttcttctgcagtgACGTTTGTACTAGGTGGTGAGACCGTGCAGATGGACGGGCCCACACTCACTGGAACACTTGAGTCTCAAAGACTTCAAGCAAGTTTCAAAAGTAGATGAGAGGTTACTGGGTGCTGGGCCtcagacagttttgtttttcagaagtTATTAAATGACATGTACcctttgaaaacaaactgaactcttGTTTTGGTTGTGATTCACACCAAAATAACACAGCATGGGGAGGTGAAGCTGTGGTATTagtggacaacaacaacaaaaatatctgttGTGATGTATTCAAACCAATGATCACCATAGTTactaatatatacaatatataggCTAGAAACTGggaatgttgtttgtttttgtttgaaaatggCAAATTATCGATCAAGTATCAGAATCTATTGATTGACCAATTGGCGTATCATTTCACCTGTAACATAAAACAGCTATGATGGATGAGACCAAACTACATAACACTAATAACTAGGCtatgtaaactgtaaacagcATATAACACAAACAAGGTGTTggtgtgcagaaaaaaacacactcactggACACTTCATTTGaagttcatttcattaaaaaaaaaaaaaaaggcaacaattcaactatatatgtttatttttgaggtTGTAGTGTTGTGGTGGTTGCTATACTGTTGCTTGACAAGGTGGGCCTAATCTTATAGCCTTTGGTCCAGTTTAACTCCACTGtaacctcaataataaacaaaaaaaatgagcataatgaaatataaaaatgaaatatgttttgtaacctgcttgtctttgtgtgttgctCCTACCCTGGCCTGGATAAGAGTCTTTGTTAAGCTTAAATAAAGTTATAACAGGACATGTATAACTACGTCTCCATGGAAACCCGCAgaggaaataacaaaaaaagccGTTGTCAGGTAGCTGGATTATTGTTTACTCCCTCTCTGTTAAACTAAGTTTACTTGTTCCTAAACTGAAATGCCACAAGGAGCAGAGATTATCCTTCATTTTAAGAggatgctctctctctgccacggTTAGCTGGATCAGATAGCAAACTGACCGGTGGCAGGCTAACGTCACAGCGCTAACAAAGCGTTATCTTACGTCCACGGACGGTGTTAAAATATCATTACCGTGATGCTGCGCATGTGTTTCTTCGTTTACATCCTCGGTGTCTGAAGTCCTGTGAAGATATGTTTCCTTAAAAAGAGACTGTTAAAAGGTGTCTGCTATTGGTTTTCCTTTGCGTGAGCTTCGCCGGTGACAACAGCAGCCTCCCTCATCATCCCTTCATTTGCCTTCCACCTTTATCAGTCTGCATGCAAATGTCTGTGCAGCCTTATCTCCAAATATAACGTCCTTTAGAGATTGCAGTGGGATTAATATTTAACACAGCGCATGTTTGTTGCCATGCATCCTTGTTGATAAATCCCCAAAGCAACGGATGATGTttggtcatatttttttttaaacagtggcGACACCTTGTGGTCAATGAGAGGGATTACACACACGTTATCCTCCAGCAGGGGGACAAAATGGAAGAAATACAGTACAGAGTAACACTCCAACTAATAAATCTtctttaatattataatatggGGATGCACAGTGGTGTCATGGACGCAGAGGACATCTCATCTGCATGACATCATGAGTTTCAGTCCCGCCCCTAGCTTGTCTAACACATTTCATTCTATCGTTGCCCCTAtgttaatcaaatcaaatcaattttatttgtatagcccaaagtcacaaagtacattttcctcggagggctttacaatctgtacagggagtgacaccctctgtccttaggccctcggttcgagtgaggaaaaacacaaaaaacctttaacaaggaaaaaatgtggaagaaacctcaggaagagccacagaggagggatccctctcccaggacggacagacgtgcaatggatgtcagaTGTTAACCTGTATATGATAAATAATCTGTGCCTGATCTCCAGAGAGTAAGCACACTGATATTTTGCACAATAAAAGCAAGCATTCAAGGGCTTTAAAATGCTGATTATGCAGTCACAATGTTCTCAGTATGCACACCATGTCCTCTAAAACAATCGTTCACACTTTGTATGTGCAGTGCAAAGAAAGACTTTATTGAAACAATTCATGTAAAACACAATTCTTAAACGGTACATTACCTAAttgcttcattttctcctcatgGCAACTTTTTACAACATATTCTGAACTCTTTCatagaaaaaatatgtttacaaACTTAATCTACAATTACATAGCAAAGATATCAGTGGAAATGTTAAGGCACTTGATCACCAGAGAAGGCCacaaatagaaatgtttcactCATTTGGTTTTTTTTAGTCAGCCGGACATACTAACCTTTTCCATCTTTATTCTGAACATTTGATATGGCTGTAAAGACTGAAATGAACATGGAGGTAAGACAACCCAAAATTAGACTTCAACCTTGTTGCTCTACAgatcaacagacagacaaaatgacatttggTCCCACAAGCTCAAGAAGTGCTCCTTGAATCACATGTGAAAAAATGATCAGGGATATAAGAtgcataaattaaaaacatttaattgttgacatgaacacacacaaccaaaaaccaaaagaacaGAATTCTGGCATTTGGATAGAACAGAAAACGTAAGACACTTCTTTAACCAGAAGAGGGCAGTATAGATTATTACAAAGGCTATTTCTTGTTAAACTTACATGGAAAAACACCATAAGAAAGAGCCTGTTTCTagaaactgaaacattacaCCCTTCTTTTGACAGCATTTCCTTTGACTTTGGTTTATTTGACTCTTTTAAACAGAATGAGAATGTGACTGATGGGCATGAGGAGCCCCCCTCCCCATGGGTATTGAACTAAAACTGTCCTATTAAAAAGACAATACACCTGTTTATTCACACTCTCTGTATAAGGAGGTTAAAACATtctgaaatgtgtctgaatACTTCTTGATTACTGAGGACCTGTGGTTTAGATGTGTGACTTTAAGAGCTTGTTGaatgtaagaagaaaaaaggaaatgat encodes the following:
- the tlcd5a gene encoding TLC domain-containing protein 5a isoform X1 is translated as MALLVVVALLCLSCWVSFYFILCYVNGSRSYEWNCRLVTLVHGILAVCITAYIGYVDGPWPFTYPGTKNTPLQISAMVVSLGYFIFDMAWCVYFRTEGPVMLAHHTMSILGILLTLWLGESGIEGCAVLFGSEITNPLLQARWFLKQTGHYGTWLGNVVDVLFVLLFVVMRIFVGGTMLYCELISPRPRFFIKCGGVAMYALSWVFMVDIVRFAIRKSKRWHKQQRDQQETVTANGHEGKKD